The following are encoded in a window of Parambassis ranga chromosome 15, fParRan2.1, whole genome shotgun sequence genomic DNA:
- the LOC114447474 gene encoding potassium voltage-gated channel subfamily G member 3-like, translated as MKFGSSLCTLNVGGRRFSLTAELMKHLPLSRLSRLHRCVSESELLELCDDYDRDRNEFFFDRHSEAFSFIMLYVQHGKLRFVPHMCELSFYNEMLYWGLESSDLQPCCQRRLDSRMSDCFVHFFPEEEPQVQEKPQSRWVERMRRTFEEPTSSLAAQILASVSVVFVVISMVMLCASTLPDWKATETLDQHRIIEAVCIGWFTAECVIRFLVSHNKCEFVCRPLNIIDLLAITPYYISVTVTILTGENSQLQRAGVTLRVLRMMRIFWVIKLARHFLGLQTLGLTLRRCYREMVMLLVFICVAMAIFSALAQLLEHGLDLEAGNQDYASIPAACWWVIISMTTVGYGDMYPVTVAGRVLGALCVVSGIVLLALPITFIYHSFVQCYHELKVRSARLTRSLSAEFVS; from the exons ATGAAGTTTGGCAGCAGTCTTTGCACCCTGAATGTCGGTGGTCGCAGGTTCTcgctgacagcagagctgatgaagcacCTGCCCCTCAGCAGACTCAGTCGGCTGCATCGTTGTGTCTCAGAGTCTGAACTGCTGGAACTGTGCGACGACTACGACCGTGACAGGAATGAGTTCTTCTTCGACCGGCACTCGGAGGCTTTCAGCTTCATCATGTTGTATGTGCAGCATGGAAAGCTGCGCTTTGTGCCGCACATGTGCGAGCTGTCCTTTTACAATGAGATGCTGTACTGGGGCCTGGAGAGCTCTGACCTGCAGCCATGCTGCCAGCGTCGCCTCGACAGCCGCATGTCAGACTGCTTTGTCCACTTCTTCCCTGAAGAGGAGCCGCAAGTCCAAGAGAAGCCCCAGAGCCGCTGggtggagaggatgaggaggacatTTGAGGAGCCAACATCCTCACTGGCGGCACAGATCCTTGCCTCCGTGTCAGTGGTCTTTGTAGTCATCTCCATGGTGATGCTGTGTGCCAGCACCTTACCAGACTGGAAGGCCACTGAGACCTTGGACCAGCACAG GATCATTGAGGCGGTGTGTATTGGTTGGTTCACGGCTGAGTGCGTTATCCGTTTCCTCGTGTCTCACAACAAATGTGAGTTTGTCTGTCGTCCTCTCAACATCATTGACCTTTTGGCCATCACGCCATACTACATCTCTGTGACTGTGACGATCCTGACGGGGGAGAACTCTCAGCTGCAGCGGGCTGGGGTCACACTGCGCGTCCTGCGCATGATGCGGATCTTCTGGGTGATCAAGCTGGCACGTCACTTCCTAGGCCTGCAGACACTCGGGCTGACGTTGCGGCGCTGCTACCGTGAGATGGTAATGCTTCTTGTCTTCATCTGTGTTGCCATGGCGATCTTTAGTGCACTGGCCCAGCTGCTAGAGCACGGCCTGGACCTGGAGGCTGGAAACCAGGACTATGCCAGTATCCCTGCTGCTTGTTGGTGGGTCATCATCTCCATGACGACAGTGGGATATGGAGACATGTATCCGGTGACGGTGGCTGGCCGTGTGTTGGGTGCCCTCTGTGTGGTGAGCGGGATTGTGCTGCTGGCGCTGCCCATCACTTTCATTTACCACAGCTTTGTCCAATGCTACCATGAGCTCAAGGTGCGCTCGGCTCGCCTCACTCGCAGCCTGTCGGCCGAATTCGTCAGCTAG